A window of the Dongshaea marina genome harbors these coding sequences:
- a CDS encoding LysR family transcriptional regulator, translating to MDYLVCLKSFVTSVKHNSFAGASRDLGVSPSQLTKQIHWLESHVGSALFERTTRISRLTDAGEVYYSYSLKILSDINSAQLALDSINCDPHGKIIISSPSSLSRTLLSDLYHDFLVKYPNITLRSRSGGYPPSVIDGQSDVCITPINYRNGQLIKEALFTSTKGLYASQDYVNRHGLPSSIDELAHHQCLINMQTSPDNYWNLSSENKVKVNGCYISESSDELIKLASKGMGIVFVDEILIKNEITEGDLIAIDIGIPLDDTTFYIYHRPVAKSSNIRLFCDQIRGKLLGSVAS from the coding sequence ATGGATTACTTGGTTTGTCTAAAAAGCTTTGTTACATCGGTTAAGCATAATAGTTTTGCGGGTGCTTCACGAGATCTTGGGGTATCACCTTCTCAGTTGACCAAGCAAATTCATTGGCTGGAGTCACATGTTGGTAGTGCGCTTTTTGAGCGCACTACCAGGATTAGCCGCCTGACAGATGCGGGAGAGGTTTATTATTCATATTCTTTAAAAATACTTTCAGACATTAATAGCGCGCAACTCGCTCTCGATAGCATCAACTGTGATCCGCACGGAAAAATCATTATATCTTCACCGTCAAGCCTTAGCAGAACGCTACTTTCTGATCTATATCATGATTTTCTTGTTAAGTATCCAAATATAACTCTCAGATCACGCAGCGGCGGATATCCTCCCAGCGTCATCGATGGTCAGTCTGATGTGTGTATTACACCAATTAACTATAGAAATGGACAATTAATCAAAGAGGCTCTCTTTACATCTACCAAGGGTTTATACGCGTCTCAAGATTATGTAAATCGACATGGTTTACCTTCATCAATAGATGAGCTTGCTCATCATCAATGCCTAATTAACATGCAAACATCTCCTGATAATTATTGGAATTTATCCAGTGAGAATAAAGTAAAGGTCAATGGGTGTTACATTAGTGAATCGAGCGATGAATTAATAAAATTAGCAAGCAAGGGTATGGGGATTGTTTTTGTCGATGAGATTTTAATAAAAAATGAAATCACGGAAGGTGATTTAATCGCTATAGATATCGGAATCCCACTAGACGATACAACTTTCTATATATATCATCGCCCCGTAGCAAAATCATCAAACATACGACTCTTTTGTGATCAAATCAGGGGAAAGCTGTTAGGCTCTGTCGCTTCTTGA
- a CDS encoding acetoacetate decarboxylase produces MKKTNLFGMPVVSGVQPYPEGPFPSDDREYFIITYETDIELLKEIAPKPLEVVSPYVKFEFIRMPSYGLGDFCESGQVIEVKLNDEVGNYIHRMYLDGATSVAAGREVWGFPKMMASPRLYIDQDALVGTLDYGTLRVAQASMGLKQKRVPLDKVKEAAEQPTFVLKSIPHVDGTPRVCELVKFNLSNVNVKGAWSGSSALDLFQHALIPVADLPIKRIISAVHFIADVTVDYGEVVHDYLSK; encoded by the coding sequence ATGAAAAAAACTAATTTATTCGGTATGCCAGTGGTAAGTGGTGTTCAACCTTATCCAGAGGGACCATTTCCATCAGATGATAGAGAATACTTTATCATTACTTATGAGACCGATATTGAGCTACTAAAAGAGATAGCACCCAAGCCACTTGAGGTAGTTAGCCCATATGTTAAATTTGAGTTTATCCGCATGCCTTCTTATGGTCTGGGTGATTTTTGTGAATCGGGCCAAGTTATTGAAGTTAAGCTCAATGATGAAGTTGGTAACTATATTCATAGAATGTATCTTGATGGTGCTACTTCTGTAGCTGCTGGGCGGGAAGTATGGGGTTTTCCTAAAATGATGGCTAGTCCTAGGCTCTATATCGACCAAGATGCTCTTGTTGGAACGTTAGATTACGGTACATTGCGCGTTGCACAAGCTTCAATGGGACTAAAGCAGAAGAGAGTTCCACTAGACAAAGTGAAAGAAGCCGCAGAACAACCTACCTTTGTTCTCAAATCTATCCCGCATGTCGATGGTACTCCAAGAGTTTGTGAGTTAGTCAAGTTTAATTTATCGAATGTTAATGTAAAGGGAGCGTGGAGTGGTTCTTCTGCTTTGGATCTATTTCAGCATGCTCTCATACCTGTGGCCGATCTACCCATTAAACGAATTATTTCAGCAGTTCACTTCATAGCTGATGTTACCGTAGATTATGGTGAAGTTGTCCATGATTATTTGAGTAAATAA
- the mmsB gene encoding 3-hydroxyisobutyrate dehydrogenase: MNIGFIGLGNMGAPMAANLVKSGNKVYGFDLNQDFLDNHKKIGGYAASSIENLAELSEVIILSLPAGKHVAAVCGGEHGIFKHATKGTLIIDCSTIDVPTSKELAAEARRNDLSMIDAPVSGGVTGAKSATLTFMVGGEKKDYETAMLFLKCMGTNFIYVGQNGAGVGAKIANNMMLGVAAVATAEAVSLAIKVGVDPKKFYDIASTSTSTGSCWALNNCYPIPGITENSPANNDYNPGFSSALLLKDLKLARDSATTSKHSLLMNDVAIGLYESMVNNGLAGKDFSALITVLYPEAL; encoded by the coding sequence ATGAACATCGGTTTTATCGGTCTTGGTAATATGGGCGCCCCTATGGCGGCAAACCTAGTTAAATCTGGAAATAAGGTTTATGGATTTGATCTGAATCAAGACTTTCTTGATAACCATAAGAAAATTGGTGGATATGCAGCAAGCTCTATTGAAAATCTAGCTGAGTTGTCTGAAGTTATAATTTTGAGTCTTCCTGCGGGTAAGCATGTTGCCGCAGTTTGCGGGGGTGAGCATGGTATTTTTAAGCATGCAACAAAAGGTACATTAATTATCGATTGCTCAACAATTGATGTACCTACATCAAAAGAACTGGCCGCTGAAGCTAGGCGAAATGATCTATCAATGATCGATGCCCCTGTCTCAGGTGGCGTAACAGGTGCGAAAAGTGCAACTCTCACATTTATGGTTGGTGGTGAGAAGAAAGACTACGAAACAGCGATGCTATTTCTGAAATGTATGGGTACTAACTTCATCTATGTTGGACAAAATGGCGCTGGGGTTGGTGCCAAAATTGCAAATAACATGATGTTAGGTGTAGCTGCGGTAGCAACTGCTGAAGCGGTTTCACTAGCAATAAAGGTCGGTGTTGATCCCAAGAAGTTCTATGATATCGCGTCGACATCGACATCGACAGGTTCATGCTGGGCATTAAATAATTGTTATCCAATTCCAGGTATTACTGAAAACTCACCTGCGAATAATGATTACAACCCTGGGTTTTCTTCCGCATTGTTGTTGAAGGATCTAAAACTAGCTCGAGATTCAGCAACCACTTCCAAACATAGCCTACTCATGAACGATGTAGCTATTGGACTCTATGAGTCTATGGTCAATAATGGCTTGGCTGGTAAGGATTTTTCCGCGCTGATCACTGTTCTCTATCCAGAAGCGCTCTGA
- the yiaY gene encoding L-threonine dehydrogenase produces the protein MRSSVYYIPPVNYMGSSSLYQAMDALVKYGFKKALIVTDQGISSIGLVDVITEILIQKNIDFVVYDETKPNPTVSNVDNGLKVLIDNHCDCVITLGGGSPHDCGKGIALLATNGGCIKDYEGIDRSKNPQLSLIAINTTAGTASEMTRFCVITDEVRQVKMAIADKNVTPLMSINDPMLMIAKPASLTAATGMDALTHAIEAYLSTLATPVTDASAEKAISLIAENLGRAVKYGDDIVAREQMAYAEFLAGMAFNNAGLGYVHALAHQLGGIYDLPHGVCNAILLPHVQQFNLQVSASRLSKIAQLMGIDTQGMSEQQGADAALEAIRQLGREIGIPVGLKELGVRSDDLSRLADNALNDVCGLTNPRQASHQQLVNIYQSAM, from the coding sequence ATGAGATCTAGTGTATATTATATTCCACCTGTAAATTATATGGGTAGTAGCTCTCTCTATCAAGCCATGGATGCATTAGTAAAATATGGCTTCAAGAAAGCCCTCATTGTAACAGATCAAGGAATCAGTTCTATAGGGTTAGTAGATGTTATTACCGAGATCCTGATACAGAAAAATATTGACTTTGTTGTTTACGATGAAACTAAACCAAATCCGACGGTTTCTAATGTTGATAATGGATTAAAGGTATTAATCGATAATCATTGTGATTGTGTGATTACTCTTGGAGGAGGATCTCCACATGATTGTGGTAAAGGGATCGCCCTGCTTGCGACTAACGGTGGATGTATCAAAGATTACGAGGGAATCGATCGTTCAAAAAATCCACAGCTCTCACTGATCGCTATTAATACGACGGCAGGTACAGCTAGCGAGATGACCCGTTTTTGTGTTATTACAGATGAAGTTCGCCAGGTCAAGATGGCAATAGCTGACAAGAACGTTACCCCTCTGATGTCTATAAATGATCCTATGCTAATGATTGCCAAACCCGCTTCATTAACTGCGGCAACAGGCATGGATGCCCTGACTCATGCTATTGAAGCTTATCTGTCGACCTTGGCAACTCCTGTCACTGACGCATCTGCCGAAAAGGCAATATCTCTCATTGCAGAGAACTTAGGTCGCGCAGTCAAATATGGAGATGATATCGTTGCTCGTGAGCAGATGGCCTACGCTGAGTTCCTAGCTGGTATGGCATTTAATAATGCAGGGCTTGGATATGTTCATGCACTAGCCCATCAATTAGGGGGGATTTACGATCTACCCCATGGTGTTTGTAATGCGATTTTGCTGCCCCATGTTCAACAGTTCAATTTGCAGGTGTCCGCCAGTCGATTATCAAAAATTGCGCAATTGATGGGGATCGACACTCAGGGTATGAGTGAGCAACAAGGGGCAGATGCTGCACTCGAGGCAATCCGCCAGCTGGGTCGGGAGATTGGTATCCCTGTAGGACTAAAAGAGCTAGGTGTACGAAGTGATGATTTGTCCCGTTTAGCAGATAATGCCCTAAATGATGTTTGTGGCCTGACCAACCCACGTCAGGCGAGCCATCAGCAGTTGGTCAACATTTATCAAAGTGCGATGTAA